The Oryza sativa Japonica Group chromosome 11, ASM3414082v1 DNA window ACCTTCTACTGAGCAGGAATGAATGAATGGATCAACGGGTAGATGGTAGGAGTACCAGACTGACTGTGTGTATATTCAGCAAATTTAGTCTCCCTGATGTTTACAGCCTACCTTAACTGAATTTCACATCAGCAATGATTGCGTGCAAGGCCCTTTTTCCTCCACCAGATGATGCTTAAGGACCACAAAATACATGTATATCTCGATGAACCGAAAATAAAAGCATTCCCTCCATTATCCAACATCGTTTTTTATCGAGTCCATCCTTCTCCATTTAAACACTGAACAGAACAGCTTGTTACTCTGTCATCAGGAGAGATATTATGACCAATACCCCCAGGTTTTCCCCTTGTTATTCCGTATTGTTGAATTAACTGTAGTTTTGATGCATTCATGTGTTATGCAGGGGGATGCTGATCAGTGCCCCTTTTGGATACTTCAACCTTCCTAATGTTCCATGTAAGCTGTTTTCCTAATTTCTCCCATTGTAATCTGCTCTACTAGCAATGGCTTATCTGCTGCATCTCCTGTACAGGATTCAGAACTCAAGTTCTTGCCGCAAAATGGTTTCTGTACAcacaaaaatggctaaaattTCAAATGCCAACTGCGATTAACAGCAGATTGAGTTGCTGATGGAGGTGAAAACTCACTATGCTTTAGAGTTCGCTCCCAAATCATCAACCCTCTTATATGGACTCCGAAATCAGAATCTGAGTTTTGTGTTCAGTTATTTCAGTTCAGTGATCTAGTTTCATCTCAACTGTTCCGAGTAATTAACAACTGGAGTAGAAATTATCCTTCCCCTGAACTGAATCACAAATGCATCGCAAAGCAATCAAAGCTGTGGCGAAATTCATCTATCTAGCGACgagaagagaggaagggagggaggcgTCACGTACCTGGGTTGAactcgaggaggaggaagaggccgcGGCGTCGACCCCGGGCGCCGTGGCGGCGAAGGGGGCCCATGGAGCGCTCCAACTTCTCCTCCGTCGGATCTCTGTCGCTCCCTGCGGCCCACCCtccagctccgcctccgcctccgctcccCGACGCCATCGCCGAGGTGGGGGGTTGGATGGCCGTACCAGGCGCTCCACGATGTACCTCACTCACTGACTCATCGGAGAACTCGCCCGCAGCAATGGTAGCTCCCTTCTCCACCATCAACTTCGCCActcgtcggagcgccgccgtcgccgtcggcgaccaACGCGCCCTTTTCCAACGACAATACGAGATAATCCGAGGGCTTATTCGAAAATGATCCTCCAATGCTCAGGCGCCCTTAGATATCCCGGCCCATTAATTAGGGCCCACACGTCATCCGCAAACCCCTTGATGGCCCATAAAATATGGGCTCCACGTTGCATCCCGCCCATGTTCACTTGCAGCACGTTGGGCTGTGAAAGGGTCCAAAGTCCAAGTATCGCCCCAGAGACGGCCCGTACACTTTGGGCCTCACATTGCTCCTGCCCTGCGCTGACGGGCCGCATGTCCGCGTAGTATCGTCCCGGCCCACAAATTAAATGGAATCGCTTGCTGGCCTACGCCCATTAGTCGGCCCGACCGCAAGAGCGATAGTCTCCTGGATGATAGAATCCGCCGCCATGGCAGCCgctcgccggagctccgccgaCTGGCCACGGAGCTCCTCTCCGGCGAAGATTTGCATCACGTAGGTTCTTCGAGTCTTCCCTTTCCATAATGTGCTTTGGCTCTTTCATCTTCCTCTCTCTGTCTCACAGATCAGACAAGTGCAAATGAGAGATGCTGTACTGCTGAGTAAGCTTCAGATACTGTTGTGTTACCAAAAATTATCTCGGGAAACCAACACTTGACGAGCATGTCAATACCTATTGATGAGAGATGTTGTATGTACTGCTGTTTAAGCTATAGAACCTATTGATGTTATACAGATCTgagtgcattttttttctttgataatGTCAGGTGTGAGCTCATGAAACTGGGATTGTGTTCTGTTCGTAGCATCCTCTTCTTTCATTCTTTGTTGTGAATCAATGGTCCTGTTGAAGTCACCAATTGGATGCTTTGTTCTCTATGTTCTGCTTCTGTAGCTGGATGAGTATCAGTCACTGTATCTGAACACATACAGAGTGAACTCTATGGTTTCAGAGCAGGTATGTTCCTTCTTTGACATGGTCATCAATCTGAAAGCATGTCCTCCACTAGCATGTGCAGTAGTATGATTCCATGATGGAGGAAACAAAACTTAATCATGTGCacgtctttctttttcttttctaatcaAAGTGCGCGCCTGCTTTAACACCATGGACTATAATATTCACGTAAACTAATTATAATCACATCACCACGTACGTCCAGTGCGCTTCATGCAGCCACGGGGAAGCTGCCTTCTTCCAGGTCAGGATTGTCGATCAGAGCCAAACCAAGCAGtttgttcagagttcagaattACATAGAAACTACTGAAATCTGAATGCTGaaaatgattttgttgttgcatGCAGGCACAGCGAGGGGAAAGGAAGGCATGACACTTATCTTCGTGTGCTGCAACCCCAGCTGCAATCACAGATGGAGGGAGTGACATGTAAATTAATTGTAATTAATGCTACTATTATGCTGCATGTAAAGGCAATAGAGCTTTGCATTATGCCATGAATTGGTATATGTTTACTAGTCAAATCGAGGGATAAGACGACAAACAATGAGTATGAGATGCCATTGAGCCCGTGACGGAGGAAACAAAACTCAAGCATGTGTATGCTCACCCCTTTGTAAAGGCAATAAAGCACGCAGCTGGTTTCACATCATGGAATCTTGGAAGCAAACTCTAAATTAATCACATCGAAATAAACTGTAAACTAATCACATCGCCAGAGCCCAGGCGCCAGCTAATCGTTGCAATATACTATTGCAGCTGTTGATCAGTGCCCTAGAATATGTGAGTGTAGCTAATAGAAGTACGAAAAGGAAAACGCAAAGTTCCCTACTAATCTGTAAGGTCTATTAGTAGGAATTAAGTACTCTCTCAGGAGCCTCACCATTTGCATTCTAACAAACCTAACGTTTTGACAAAGACCATTGCGTTTCCATGGTGTTACTAGAACAATTGCTTCAGCGCTAGTGTGCAGGAAATCAATTACCATTTAGTGATGATTGGGGATATGAATAAGAAAAGGAGTAGCCATAGCTAACTATACGGTTCATGAATATACACAAAATGTTGGGTTGTGCAGCATAGACAAGTGGACAATTACTTAAAATTTGGTCAGTGATAGTAACATgggaaagataaaagaaaagaagagtggTTCAGCAGTTGTCTAGCTAGTCTGAATGTTCAGCTATACAATATATGTAAGGCCTTACCACCTTGCCTAAATCACTCCCTAGCCTCCTGCAGTACTGTTGCTTTGTTCCACTGTGTCGCATTCTTACACTGCATTTCTACCGGCTGTGGGTAAGCTCAATACATATAGCTGAATTTACTTCCTTTATTTCCTTAAGTTAATCCGTAAATGCTCATCTTGACTGCAGGGCACGGATTTTCAACAGGATCAGTTGCGTCCATTTCTGTCTGCTTTCTGATTGATTGAGATGAGATCTACTAGGAAGGAAAAATCTGCTTCATCTGAGTAATCCCATATATACTGCTCTTCTTGAAGCACTCCTTGATCGGTGAATGTCAACACATCAACCAGTATTTCTGGTACTCTCCCGTTGATTCTTCTAGTTAACCTTCTGAATCATTTCAGTTGTACATATATAATACACACTTCACTTTTCTTCTGTCCCCTTTTTGCAGTTGTAGCAGTGCAGTCTGCGGTTCTCTCTTGATGACTGGCTCATAATGTTCTGAAATCTATTCTATACTCTGGCTTATTCAATCAGATTCCTTTGGTCTTGATTAATCTCAGTTTATTGAGATCTTAAGCACAAGATGGGACCGAGCAACCTGTTAACCTGTGCAAGATGGTTGCTACTATACTACTGATCCTTGTTATGTACCATATGTTATTTTTGTGCTGAATGATCGCTCTGTAAGGTAAGATTTGCATCCCGGCGAAAACGAAAAAAGATTTGCATGTGTACTTCAAGTTTCGAATGCATCATTCTGTGATCTTTTTTTGGGATGCAGCTAGTAGAGTAGTAGGTAGGGAGGTGTATCCGCCATGCAACTTTTAGGTTTTCATGTGTGAAGCTACCTAAATAATATAGACCCTGTTTGGATGCTTGGGCTGTGGTTACATAACCATAAATGTCAATTTTGCTAGCCATTAGACTCAACATGCACGGTACACCGAATTAAGTGGAAACTCTTATACAAAGAATAGATGGATAATATATTTACTGAACTTCATCTTGCATTCATATTTTGTCAGCCTTATCTAACTTTTAAACTATGTTAACACAAGTTTGGTTACATGTCAGGCTGCATTTTTTACATTGATCAATTATATATGGTGGATTACCCCTTTTGAGTTTGTCGGATGGCAACAATAGTAGACACATTGGTTGGATCATGCATCAATAAGTTGCAAGCGATCATTACAGACAAGACAATACTCATTTTAGGGGTAAAAGATGAGCTTGAAGAACTGCAACGAAGAACAAACGTCATAAGATCTTCTCTTCAGGATGCTGAGGCAAGGAGGATGGAAGATTCAGTAGTTGAAAAATGGCTTGACCAGCTAAGAGATGTTATGTATGATGTTGATGATATTATTGATTTGGCTAGATTTAAAGGAAGTGTCCTACTGCCTGACTATCCTATGTCATCGTCAAGGAAAGCAACTGCTTGCAGTGGCCTTTCACTTTCGTCCTGCTTTTCTAATATTCGTATACGTCATGAAGTTGCTGTAAAAATTAGAAGCCTGAACAAAAAGATCGATAACATTTCAAAGGATGAGGTATTTTTAAAACTCAACCGCAGACATCATAATGGAAGTGGTTCAGCATGGACACCAATAGAAAGCTCCAGCCTAGTTGAACCCAACCTTGTGGGCAAGGAGGTCATACGTGCTTGCAGAGAAGTGGTGGATTTGGTGCTTGCACACAAGAAAAAGAATGTTTACAAGCTTGCTATTGTTGGAACAGGAGGAGTTGGTAAGACAACACTAGCTCAGAAAATATTCAATGATAAAAAATTAGAAGGGAGATTTGACCATCATGCATGGGCTTGTGTTTCCAAGGAGTATTCTAGGGATTCTCTTTTGAGACAAGTTCTTCGTAATATGGGAATTCGATATGAGCAAGATGAATCAGTTCCAGAGCTCCAAAGAAAGATTAAATCACACATTgcaaataaaagtttttttctGGTGTCGGATGATGTGTGGAACTCTGAAGCATGGACAGATTTACTAAGCACTCCACTTCATGCAGCCGCCACAGGAGTAATTCTAATAACTACTCGAGATGACACTATTGCTAGAGTAATTGGGGTGGACCACACTCATAGGGTTGATTTGATGTCAGCCGATGTAGGATGGGAGTTACTTTGGAGGAGCATGAACATCAAAGAAGAGAAACAAGTGAAAAATCTACGGGACACAGGTATCGAGATTGTCCGCAAATGTGGTGGCCTACCTCTTGCAATCAGGGCTATTGCCAAAGTCTTAGCAAGCCTGCAAGATCAAACAGAGAATGAGTGGAGACAGATATTGGGGAAAAATGCCTGGTCCATGAGCAAACTTCCTGATGAATTAAATGGTGCTTTATATCCCGGGAAACCAACACTTGACGAGCATGTCAATACCTATTGATGAGAGATGTTGTATGTACTGCTGTTTAAGCTATAGAACCTATTGATGTTATACAGATCTgagtgcattttttttctttgataatGTCAGGTGTGAGCTCATGAATAATTTTGATAACTACTCGGCAAGATATTGTCGCTAGGGAAATAGGGGTTGAGGAAGCACATCGTGTTGACCTAATGTCACCAGCTGTTGGTTGGGAGCTACTTTGGAAGAGCATGAACATTCAGGACGAGAAAGAAGTGCAAAATCTGCGAGACATAGGGATTGAGATTGTTCAGAAATGTGGTGGGCTACCTCTTGCAATCAAGGTTACTGCTCGAGTATTGGCAAGCAAAGATAAAACAGAGAACAAATGGAAAAGGATTTTAGCTAAAAACGTTTGGTCCATGGCTAAACTCCCTAAGGAAATAAGTGGTGCACTATATCTAAGTTATGATGATTTACCACTGCATTTGAAGCAATGTTTTCTTTATTGTATTGTATTTCCTGAAGACTGGACCTTGAAACGTGATGAGCTTATCATGATGTGGGTTGCTGAAGGCTTTGTAGAAGTGCACAAAGATCAATTACTAGAAGATACAGCAGAAGAATACTACTATGAACTAATAATTAGGAATCTCCTGCAACCAGTTTACACATATTTTGATCAGAGCAGATGCAAAATGCATGATCTCTTAAGGCAACTTGCTTGTTATCTATCAAGGGAAGAATGTCATATTGGAGATCTAAAACCATTAGTAGACAATACTATATGTAAACTACGACGCATGTTAGTTGTCGGAGAGAAAGACACGGTGGTCATACCTTTCACTGGTAAGGAGGAAATTAAGTTGAGAACTTTTACAACTGATCATCAGCTACAGGGAGTTGATAACACATTTTTCATGAGATTAACTCATCTTCGTGTTTTGGATCTAAGTGACTCACTTGTGCAAACAATACCAGATTATATTGGAAATTTAATCCATTTACGTATGTTTGATCTTGATGGAACCAACATATCTTGTCTCCCAGAGTCCATTGGTTCCCTTCAAAACCTTCTCATATTGAACTTGAAGAGGTGTAAATATCTGCACTTCCTTCCTTTGGCAACAACTCAACTGTACAATTTGAGGCGGCTTGGTCTTGCTGATACACCAATAAACCAAGTCCCAAAAGGGATAGGAAGATTGAAATTTCTCAATGATTTAGAAGGATTTCCTATCGGTGGTGGAAGTGACAATACAAAAATGCAAGATGGCTGGAATTTGGAAGAGTTGGCTCATCTTTCACAGTTGAGGTGTCTTGATATGATAAAATTGGAGAGAGCTACTCCTTGCAGCAGTAGAGACCCATTTCTACTAACAGAGAAAAAGCATCTCAAAGTTCTGAATCTACACTGCACTGAACAGACAGATGAAGCATATTCAGAGGAAGGCATTAGCAATGTTGAGAAGATCTTTGAGAAGCTAGCACCTCCACACAACTTAGAAGATCTTGTTATTGGGAATTTCTTTGGTTGTAGATTCCCCACCTGGCTTGGTACTAACCACTTGCCTTCTGTGAAATACGTTGTCCTCATAGATTGCAAATCTTGTGTGCATCTTCCCCCAATCGGACAGCTACCAAACTTGAAATACCTAAAAATTAATGGAGCAAGTGCAATCACCAAGATTGGACCCGAATTTGTTGGCTGCTGGGAGGGTAATCTCAGATCCACAGAGGCAGTTGCTTTCCCCAAGCTTGAAGCGTTGGTCATTGAGGATATGCCCAACTGGGAGGAGTGGTGTCAGAACCCTGAACCAGAAATGGAGAAACAGAGTAGCGATTTGtgaattttggtaggatttggGTGGCCGCCGCAAGACTATCTCCTAGGGTTCTAAGTTAGCTACTCCTAAGACAAATAGAAATTGTGATTCTTCTTATCTTCTTCCCACAGCAAAAGCCAGCTTAAGTAAGTTTACAGCAGCTAAAATTATTACAGTGAATGTAAAGAGCAAAACGACAAGCTTTGATAGCTACAGCGGCTTCTCATGACGTTAACACCGTCGGATCCCTCTCTCGAACACGTGGCTTTGTCTCATCTCTTAGATCTTCATTACCCAGGATGAAACGTTTTCTCCCTCCTTTGCATCTTCAGTTAACCGAAACTCTGAACTTTCTAAAATTTCCTCCATTCTTCTTACGAGTCTGACATTACTCCCCCCTTAAGCCCAACCTTGTCCTCAAGGTTGAAAATTTGGAAACACTTTCTGAATATAAGAAGCATCCTCCCAGGTTGCTTCAGCCGGAGTTAAATTGCTCCACAGAATTAGCCATTGAGTGACAGCAACATTGTTCCTTGGAATCATTCTCCTTTGCAGCACTGCTACTGGCTCTGTTTTGATTTGACCATCTGGTCCCACTGCCGGTAAATTTGGCATTGGTACAGCATGAGTACCCAGGTGCTTTTTAAGTTGGCTCACATGGAAGACCGGATGTATAGCAGCTTCTTCAGGTAACTGCAATCTATAAGCTACagcacctaccttctctagcaccTTGAATGGCCCATAGTATTTGCCTCTTAACTTTAATGATCCTCTGATCCCAAAAGCATTTTGTCTATAGGGTTGTAGTTTCAGATATACCATATCTCCCACCTCCAGCTTTCTCTCTGTTCGATTCCTATCAGCATAATACTTCATCCTTCTTTGTGCATCTTCCATGCTTGCTTTGAGTTTCTGAACTATAGTCTCTTTCTCTTCCAGGGTTACCCTTGCTTCTTGAGATACATCACATGGGACAGAAAATTCACTGATTTGAGGTGGACTGTATCCATAAAGGGCCTTGAATGGAGTCATTTGTATTGCTGTGTGATATGTTGTGTTATACCACCATTCTGCTAAAGCTATCCAAGAGCACCAATTTTGTGGTTCTTGAAATGTCATGCACCTTAAGTAAGATTCTAAACACTGGTTCACCCTCTCAGTTTGCCCATCTGTCTGGGGATGGTAAGCTGTGCTAAACCTCAATTGGACCTTTTGAGATTTGAACACTTCTTGAAAGAATGTGCTAGTAAAAACTCTGTCCCTATCTGTCACAATAGCTATCGGCATCCCATGCAGTTTGTGAATATTATCCATAAACACCTGCACCACTTCCTCCACTGTGTATGGGTGGGATAAAGCTATGAAATGTGCATATTTGGTTAACCTATCCACCACTACCAAAATCACATCCTTCCCCTTGGACTTTGGTAACCCTTCTACAAAGTCCATGGATATATGTGTCCAAGCCATGTCTGGTACCTCTAGAGGGTTTAAAAGACCTGGTATATGCACATGTTCAGATTTAGTAACCTGACATACTGGACAATTTCTTATGTGATTTTCCACTCCCTTCTTCAATCCTGGCCAATAAAACAGCTTCTTAATCCTTTGGTATGTGGCTCTAATTCCACAGTGCCCCCCAAAAGTCGAACTATGATAAGCTTGTATTAACTGCCCTCTGATTTCTCCTGTTTCCCCCACATATATTCTTCCTTTATATTTCATAATTCCAGCCTCAAACTTATACTCCCCTTCTGGATCCCCTGCTGTGCCAATTAAACTCAGCAACTTATGAGCTTGAACATCCTCTTCATAACTTCTTTTAATATCCAGTATCCACTCAGGCACCACCACAGCAATAGCTGCACAAAGTTCAGTCACTTCTTCCTTGTTTTTCGGGCTCCTAGATAGGGCATCTGCTACTAAGTTCTCCCTACCAGCCTTGTACTCaatagtgtaattatattccATCAGTTTAAGCAATAACTTGTGTTGTATCCCTTCCACCAGTCTTTGGTTCATCATGTACTTAAGACTCTGCTGATCTGTTTTGATGACTAATTCTCCACCCAAAACATAATGCCTCCATCTCTTTAAAGCCTCTAGTATAGCCATAGCCTCTTTCTCATAAATTGACTGAGCTGCTGCTTTTGGCCCTAGAGCCTTGCTATAATAAGCAATTGGCCTTCCTGCCTGCATCAAAACTGCTCCAATACCAACTTCGCAAGCATCTGCTTCAATCACAAACGGCTGCTCAAAGTTTGGTAAGGCTAACACTGGACTAGTACACAGCTTCCCTTTTAGCTCTGTAAATGCTTCAGATTGAGCTAACCCCCAATTGAAACCTCCTTTCTTCAACATGTCGTGAAGGGGTCTGCAGATTAACCCATACCCTTTTATAAATCTTCTATAATACCCAGTCATCCCCAAGAATTCCCTAACTTCAGTCACATTTTTAGGTTCCTTCCGATTCATGATATCACTGATCTTGCTAGGATCTGTTGCCACTCCATCAGAAGATATCACATGTCCCAAGTAAGCCACACTGCTCAGACCAAAAGCACACTTCTTAAGCCGTACCACCAACTGGTTCTTCTCCAGGACTTGCAATACTGCCTTGATATGCTTGATATGTTCCTCCCTTGTTTTGCTATAAATCAAGATGTcataaaaaaacacaagaacAAACTTTCTTAAAAAGGGTGCTAGAGCTTGGTTCATTAGTGACTGAAAAGTGGCAGGTGCATTAGTTAACCCAAAAGGCATTACTTGGTACTCATAGTGACCCATGTGTGTTTTGAAGGCAGTTTTAGGAATATCTTCCTCAGCCATTCTaatctgatgatatcccgacCTTAAGTCCAGCTTAGAAAATATTCTAGCCCCATGTAACTCATCCAACAAGTCCTCTATAATTGGCATAGGAAACTTGTTCTTCACTGTCTGGGCATTCAGCTGTCGGTAGTCTACACACATTCTCCAAGATCCATCCCTTTTTCTAACCATTATAGCTGGACAGGCATAAGGGCTGTCACTGAACCTAATCTCCTTAGACTGGATCAGATCTGATATTATGTTCTCCATGGCCTCCTTTTGGTAATGTGGCACTCTATAGGGTCTCTGGTTGGGAGGTTCTGACCCAGGTTTCAAGTTTATCACATGGTCACAAGCTCTTCTTGGAGGTAAGCCTTTTGGCTCCTTCATCACTCCTGGGAATTGTGATAAAACTTCCTGAACATCTGCTGGCACTGcagcctcctccttcctctcttcttcaGTCATCGCATTCACTTGTAACACACACCCCACAGCTCCCTTTTTTATCAGCTTCTCCATTTTATGACCATCAATTAAGAAATGTTTCCCAGGTTTAGTGAAATCCTGAAATTCAACTAGCTTACCTTCCTTGGTGATAGACAGTTCCCTCTGTTTGAGATCCAAAGTAATTGGACTATGCCGAAAAATCTAGTCTGCCCCCAAGATTACATCATATCCCTTCAAGGTGATCAGGCTGAAAGCATTAACAAATTTCACCCCTTGAATTTTATATGCCACTTCTGGGACTACAAGATTAGATTTCaattctcctcctcctgctactATCACCTTCTTAATAGTCGAGGTTGCTATAGGACACTTGCACTTAACTGCAAACTCATGGGTCATGAAAGTCCCAGTACTCCCACTATCAATTAGACCAACTGCTTGTTTCCCATTGATCATGATTAGGACTGAAAAAGTATCAGGCCGAGTTGTGCCAGAAGCTGCACTAAATGACACACTCATTAACTCCTCATGTGCTCCCTCCTGCTTAGGTGCCTCTATTTGGTCAGTGGCCAGCTCCTCTTGTTCCTTCTCTTTTGattcatcctcctcctcttcagtACAAGGTTCATTCTCTACCAGTAAAGCATTGATAGCTTGCTTCACCTTGCATTGGTGTCTAGGAAACCATGGTTCCTTACAAAACCAGCATTTTCTGTCTTCTTTCTTCTCACCATCACCCCTTTGTGGTCTATTATTTGCGTTCCTGCCAAGATTGTTGAAATTGGTGTTCTGATTTCTGTTTCTGCTGAAATTCAGTGCCACCTTCCTTGCATTAGCTGCCTTCTCATAGTTCTTTGCATACCAATAGGACTCCAACAGACCTTGTGGTTTTTGCCCACACACATCATGCTTGATATCCTCTCTAAGCCCACCGATGAAGCAGCTATTCAGATACTGTTCCTGTAAGTAAGGATGGTCCCTCCTGACTAGATCCACATACTCCTCAAATTTATCTATATATTGTTCCACAGTTGAACCATACTGCTTAACATTCTGGAATAGTTCCACTGCCTCATGCTCATTTGCAGCCGAAAAACGAGTGCTCACCATGTGACACCATTGTGGCCAAGGAATCAACTGCCAAGGAATACCTACTCCTCTAAACCACTTCATTGCTCTTCCCTGCAGATGTGCAATTGCCAGATTGACCCATTGATCATATGGTGTCCCAGTAATCTCGTAGAATTTCTCACATTGCTTCAACCAGTCAATGGGATCTTCTCCTGTGAACAGTGGTATTTCCAACCGAGGTCCCTTGATTACAGCTTCAGCATAATGTTGATTTTCTCCTTGATAAACCATACCACCAGGTCTGCTATGATCTAATATGTGAACCCCTTGTTGCCCAGTGCCTGAGCTAGTGGCTGTCCCTTGTGTTTGAAAATTTGAATTGGGCACTCTTCCCCCAACTGTTGTTTGAGTTTGAAAAGGAGCTGAGTTTAAGAAAGGTACCCTCTGGTTTGGAAATGGGGCAAATGGTATGAATGGTGGAGGTTTTGATAATACAGTAGTCACCTGCCCCAAATCTGTCTGAACACTACTGACTCCCCCCTGTGGTCTAGCTTCTTGACCCATAGGTGCAGATAGGCTCATAGTATTTGGCTCAATAGAGAACTGAACTCCCAAACTAGGCGTGGTTACCTGCACAGATCGACTGGGTCCTGCTTCTcccgtgctcttctcttttgCTGCAGCATCTCCCACAGGATTCTCCTGTCCCTCGTTCCCCTTCTGTTTGCACAACTCCAGCAGAAGGCCCTTGATCTCCTTCACCTCTGACCTCAAGCCCTTAAGCTCTACTACTTCCTTCTTCAGAGATGCCACATCTGAGCGAAACTCGTTCATCTCCTCCAGTCCCACAATCTCATCGTTTGAGCGCATCTTGGTCACCATTTCGCCCCTGCAGGTTAGGTTCAGAATTCAAGATTCCTCCCCTATTACCCCTGCAGTCGGATCTACAGCCGCCAACCTCAAATCAGAAGCGCCGGAGATTTTACAGGTGCACACCACGAAAGTGGCAACCCAACCCTTGCTGTCCGATCTGAAGCACCACTCGCCTCCGGATTGAATCCCTCCTAGCTCAGGAATTTTACGGTggatctcgccgccgccttccaccaACCTTCACCAGAGAGATCCAAGAGCCAAGGATTCGCTCGTGCTCTGATACCTCTGTCAGAACCCTGAACCAGAAATGGAGAAACAGAGTAGCGATTTGtgaattttggtaggatttggGTGGCCGCCGCAAGACTATCTCCTAGGGTTCTAAGTTAGCTACTCCTAAGACAAATAGAAATTGTGATTCTTCTTATCTTCTTCCCACAGCAAAAGCCAGCTTAAGTAAGTTTACAGCAGCTAAAATTATTACAGTGAATGTAAAGAGCAAAACGACAAGCTTTGATAGCTACAGCGGCTTCTCATGACGTTAACACCGTCGGATCCCTCTCTCGAACACGTGGCTTTGTCTCATCTCTTAGA harbors:
- the LOC9271264 gene encoding putative disease resistance RPP13-like protein 3 isoform X2, which produces MATIVDTLVGSCINKLQAIITDKTILILGVKDELEELQRRTNVIRSSLQDAEARRMEDSVVEKWLDQLRDVMYDVDDIIDLARFKGSVLLPDYPMSSSRKATACSGLSLSSCFSNIRIRHEVAVKIRSLNKKIDNISKDEVFLKLNRRHHNGSGSAWTPIESSSLVEPNLVGKEVIRACREVVDLVLAHKKKNVYKLAIVGTGGVGKTTLAQKIFNDKKLEGRFDHHAWACVSKEYSRDSLLRQVLRNMGIRYEQDESVPELQRKIKSHIANKSFFLVSDDVWNSEAWTDLLSTPLHAAATGVILITTRDDTIARVIGVDHTHRVDLMSADVGWELLWRSMNIKEEKQVKNLRDTGIEIVRKCGGLPLAIRAIAKVLASLQDQTENEWRQILGKNAWSMSKLPDELNGALYPGKPTLDEHVNTY
- the LOC9271264 gene encoding putative disease resistance RPP13-like protein 1 isoform X1 — translated: MSPAVGWELLWKSMNIQDEKEVQNLRDIGIEIVQKCGGLPLAIKVTARVLASKDKTENKWKRILAKNVWSMAKLPKEISGALYLSYDDLPLHLKQCFLYCIVFPEDWTLKRDELIMMWVAEGFVEVHKDQLLEDTAEEYYYELIIRNLLQPVYTYFDQSRCKMHDLLRQLACYLSREECHIGDLKPLVDNTICKLRRMLVVGEKDTVVIPFTGKEEIKLRTFTTDHQLQGVDNTFFMRLTHLRVLDLSDSLVQTIPDYIGNLIHLRMFDLDGTNISCLPESIGSLQNLLILNLKRCKYLHFLPLATTQLYNLRRLGLADTPINQVPKGIGRLKFLNDLEGFPIGGGSDNTKMQDGWNLEELAHLSQLRCLDMIKLERATPCSSRDPFLLTEKKHLKVLNLHCTEQTDEAYSEEGISNVEKIFEKLAPPHNLEDLVIGNFFGCRFPTWLGTNHLPSVKYVVLIDCKSCVHLPPIGQLPNLKYLKINGASAITKIGPEFVGCWEGNLRSTEAVAFPKLEALVIEDMPNWEEWCQNPEPEMEKQSSDL